In a genomic window of Xylophilus rhododendri:
- a CDS encoding CaiB/BaiF CoA transferase family protein, whose translation MSMQNTDTSNASAGLHAGALAGLKVLDISNFLAAPLSTMFLADFGAEVIKVERPGRGDELRMWGDNKDGVGLYFKVVNRNKQSVELDLHTPLGVEAVKKLVAEMDVVVENYRPGTLEKWGLGYDVLSAINPRLILVRVTGFGQTGPYSPRPGFGTLAEAMAGYVNISGTPDQPPLLPGFGLADASTGLMAAFLTLAAVHEQRRTGRGQVVDLAIYETLLTLIGPHVVNYDQLGKVQQRAGSRLPFVAPRNIYPTRDGHYVSIAGSSQGVFERICAALEAPQIARDPRYLDNRLRLQNAEALDEDLMAAMAHFDRDDLLARFERAEAAIFPVYDVAEIFEDPQVRARENIVGVPDEQLGDIRMQNVVGKLSRTPGAIRHAGPPTGQSNREILIERLGFTEAQLAAEGIRIDLPAEA comes from the coding sequence ATGAGCATGCAGAACACCGACACCTCCAACGCTTCCGCCGGCCTGCATGCCGGCGCCCTCGCCGGCCTCAAGGTGCTGGACATCTCCAACTTCCTGGCGGCGCCGCTGTCGACCATGTTCCTGGCCGACTTCGGCGCCGAGGTGATCAAGGTCGAACGCCCCGGCCGCGGCGACGAGCTGCGCATGTGGGGCGACAACAAGGACGGCGTGGGCCTGTACTTCAAGGTCGTCAACCGCAACAAACAATCGGTGGAGCTGGACCTGCACACGCCCCTGGGCGTGGAGGCGGTCAAGAAGCTGGTCGCGGAGATGGACGTGGTGGTGGAGAACTACCGCCCCGGCACCCTGGAGAAATGGGGCCTGGGCTACGACGTGCTGAGCGCCATCAACCCCCGGCTGATCCTGGTGCGGGTGACCGGCTTCGGCCAGACCGGCCCCTACAGCCCGCGCCCGGGCTTCGGCACCCTGGCCGAGGCCATGGCCGGCTACGTCAACATCAGCGGCACGCCCGACCAGCCGCCCCTGCTGCCCGGCTTCGGCCTGGCGGACGCCAGCACCGGCCTGATGGCGGCCTTCCTCACGCTGGCGGCGGTGCACGAGCAGCGCCGGACCGGCCGCGGCCAGGTGGTGGACCTGGCGATCTACGAAACCCTGCTCACGCTGATCGGCCCGCATGTCGTCAACTACGACCAGCTCGGCAAGGTGCAGCAGCGCGCCGGCAGCCGCCTGCCCTTCGTGGCGCCGCGCAACATCTATCCGACGCGCGACGGGCATTACGTGTCCATCGCCGGCAGCTCGCAGGGGGTGTTCGAACGCATCTGCGCCGCCCTGGAAGCGCCGCAGATCGCCCGCGATCCGCGCTATCTCGACAACCGCCTGCGCTTGCAGAACGCCGAGGCGCTGGACGAAGACCTGATGGCCGCCATGGCCCATTTCGACCGCGACGACCTGCTGGCCCGCTTCGAGCGCGCCGAGGCCGCCATCTTCCCGGTCTACGACGTGGCCGAGATCTTCGAGGACCCGCAGGTGCGGGCGCGCGAGAACATCGTGGGTGTGCCCGACGAGCAGCTGGGCGACATCCGCATGCAGAACGTGGTGGGCAAGCTCTCGCGCACGCCGGGCGCCATCCGCCATGCGGGGCCGCCCACCGGCCAGAGCAACCGCGAGATCCTGATCGAGCGGCTGGGCTTCACCGAGGCGCAGCTGGCCGCCGAAGGCATCCGCATCGACCTGCCGGCGGAGGCCTGA
- a CDS encoding acyl-CoA dehydrogenase, with protein sequence MTYTAPVKDLLFALEQLAGLERLAALPGGEDCGLDTAAAVLGECARLAQEVIAPLNRPGDLAPSRWQHGEVRTTPGFAAAFAQFAAGGWQGLQHPAAYGGQALPKALAAACAEMVHAASLSFALCPMLSDGAIEALLAAGSEELKNTWLPPLVEGRWTGTMNLTEPQAGSDLAQVRSRAEPQADGRWRIAGTKIFITYGEHDMAENIVHLVLARAAGAPAGVKGISLFLVPKFLPDQDGRPGQRNDVACTGIEHKLGIQASPTAVLAFGGGLAGSIADTQGPGAVGYLVGELNRGLETMFVMMNAARFAVGLQGVAIGERAFQQALAYARERVQGRPVDGSCAEAVPIVAHPDVRRMLMTMRALTEGCRAMALLAAGACDLAHRTPDAQERAGAQARYEFLVPLVKGFATEAGNESASLGVQVHGGMGFIEETGAAQHLRDARILTIYEGTTAIQANDLLGRKTLRDGGAQARLLAADIEATEEELAQSADPAEAQTRQGLRMAREDFLEVVDFMLAHGKTDPNAAYAGSVPYLMLAGLLVSGWQLARLQLAARRGLSGDAAADRDYLQAKIATARFFATHLLPRTAALRRQVVAGAASMQALPAALF encoded by the coding sequence ATGACTTACACCGCACCCGTGAAGGACCTGCTGTTCGCCCTGGAGCAGCTGGCCGGCCTGGAGCGCCTGGCCGCCCTGCCCGGCGGCGAGGACTGCGGGCTGGACACCGCCGCCGCCGTGCTCGGCGAATGCGCCCGGCTGGCGCAGGAGGTGATCGCGCCGCTCAACCGCCCGGGCGATCTCGCGCCCAGCCGCTGGCAGCACGGCGAGGTCCGCACCACGCCGGGCTTCGCCGCCGCCTTCGCGCAATTCGCAGCGGGCGGCTGGCAAGGCCTGCAGCATCCTGCGGCCTACGGCGGACAGGCCCTGCCGAAAGCGCTGGCCGCGGCCTGCGCCGAGATGGTCCACGCGGCCAGCCTCAGCTTCGCCCTCTGCCCCATGCTGTCGGACGGCGCGATCGAGGCGCTGCTGGCCGCGGGCAGCGAGGAACTGAAGAACACCTGGCTGCCGCCGCTGGTCGAAGGCCGCTGGACCGGCACCATGAACCTCACCGAGCCGCAGGCGGGCAGCGACCTCGCCCAGGTGCGCAGCCGGGCCGAACCGCAGGCCGATGGCCGCTGGCGCATCGCCGGCACCAAGATATTCATCACCTACGGCGAGCACGACATGGCGGAGAACATCGTGCATCTGGTGCTGGCCCGGGCGGCCGGCGCGCCGGCCGGGGTCAAGGGCATCAGCCTGTTCCTGGTGCCGAAGTTCCTGCCGGACCAGGACGGCCGGCCCGGGCAGCGCAACGACGTGGCCTGCACCGGCATCGAACACAAGCTGGGCATCCAGGCCTCGCCCACCGCCGTGCTGGCCTTCGGCGGCGGTCTGGCGGGCAGCATCGCCGACACGCAGGGGCCGGGCGCCGTCGGCTACCTGGTGGGCGAGTTGAACCGCGGACTGGAAACCATGTTCGTGATGATGAACGCGGCCCGTTTCGCCGTCGGCCTGCAGGGCGTGGCGATCGGCGAGCGGGCCTTCCAGCAGGCGCTGGCCTATGCGCGCGAGCGGGTGCAGGGCCGGCCGGTCGATGGCTCTTGCGCGGAAGCGGTGCCCATCGTGGCCCATCCCGACGTGCGGCGCATGCTGATGACCATGCGCGCGCTCACCGAGGGCTGCCGCGCCATGGCCCTGCTGGCGGCCGGCGCCTGCGACCTGGCCCACCGCACGCCCGATGCGCAGGAGCGGGCCGGTGCGCAGGCACGCTACGAATTCCTGGTGCCGCTGGTCAAGGGCTTCGCCACCGAGGCTGGCAACGAGAGTGCCTCGCTGGGCGTGCAGGTGCATGGCGGCATGGGTTTCATCGAGGAGACCGGCGCGGCCCAGCACCTGCGCGACGCCCGCATCCTGACCATCTACGAAGGCACCACCGCCATCCAGGCCAACGACCTGCTGGGCCGCAAGACCTTGCGCGACGGCGGCGCGCAGGCCCGGCTGCTGGCGGCGGACATCGAGGCGACCGAGGAAGAACTGGCGCAGTCGGCAGACCCGGCAGAAGCGCAGACCCGCCAGGGTCTGCGGATGGCGCGGGAGGATTTCCTGGAGGTGGTGGACTTCATGCTGGCCCACGGCAAGACCGACCCCAACGCGGCCTATGCCGGCTCGGTGCCCTACCTGATGCTGGCCGGCCTGCTGGTTTCGGGCTGGCAGCTGGCCCGGCTGCAGCTGGCGGCGCGGCGGGGGCTGTCTGGCGATGCGGCGGCGGATCGCGACTACCTGCAAGCCAAGATCGCCACGGCGCGTTTCTTCGCCACGCACCTGCTGCCGCGCACGGCCGCCCTGCGCCGGCAGGTCGTGGCCGGCGCGGCCAGCATGCAGGCGCTGCCCGCCGCGCTTTTCTAG
- a CDS encoding acyl-CoA thioesterase — protein MATRWMDNDVYGHVNNVVYYSYFDTAVNAYLMEQGALDPSASAGTIGLVVETQCAYFAPVSFPEELIVGLRVAHLGTSSVRYELAVFGGNADSAAAQGHFVHVYVNGATRRPVRALPDALRAALEPLRHAPSAAASA, from the coding sequence ATGGCGACCCGCTGGATGGATAACGACGTCTACGGTCATGTCAACAACGTCGTGTACTACAGCTACTTCGACACCGCGGTGAATGCCTACCTGATGGAGCAGGGCGCACTGGACCCGTCTGCCAGCGCAGGCACCATCGGGCTGGTGGTGGAGACGCAGTGCGCGTACTTCGCCCCGGTCAGTTTTCCCGAGGAGTTGATCGTGGGCCTGCGGGTGGCGCACCTGGGCACCAGCAGCGTGCGCTACGAGCTGGCGGTGTTCGGGGGCAATGCCGACAGCGCCGCCGCCCAGGGCCACTTTGTGCATGTGTACGTGAATGGCGCCACGCGGCGGCCGGTGCGGGCGCTGCCGGACGCGCTGCGCGCGGCGCTGGAGCCGCTGCGCCACGCACCGAGCGCCGCAGCCTCAGCCTAG
- a CDS encoding GntR family transcriptional regulator, with product MPEMSPEYALDKSRWAPAKICRPARQYLPEPNVTDSDKPIAEAPAFSSQHRSTRYGLLAQALAGDIASGRYPVGAVIPTEQVLCQRYAVSRHTVRQALNELKNQGLLSAQAGVGTTVRARPQSARFSSGLGAISELLQFVGETRMRIQSQDEVLADAELAGLLRCEPGQAWREIRCVREMREAGAPIAYVVMYIRAEFVQAIEGFQTFEQPVYAILEEHYGLRIVEVQQSIAAEFLPADMAQALCAEAGSPALQIVRHFSDRDGRVIQTSVGYYPHGRYRQQSTFRASTQGPEAR from the coding sequence ATGCCTGAAATGTCTCCCGAATATGCATTGGATAAATCGCGGTGGGCGCCGGCTAAAATCTGCCGCCCTGCCCGTCAATACTTGCCCGAGCCGAATGTGACCGATTCCGATAAGCCGATCGCCGAAGCGCCCGCATTTTCCAGCCAGCACCGCTCGACGCGCTACGGATTACTCGCACAGGCACTCGCCGGCGATATTGCCAGCGGACGATATCCGGTCGGCGCGGTGATTCCCACCGAACAGGTGCTGTGCCAGCGCTATGCGGTCAGCCGCCACACCGTGCGCCAGGCGCTCAACGAACTCAAGAACCAGGGCCTGCTGTCGGCGCAGGCCGGCGTCGGCACGACGGTGCGGGCCAGGCCGCAGTCCGCGCGCTTCTCCAGCGGGCTCGGCGCCATCTCGGAGCTGCTGCAGTTCGTCGGCGAGACACGCATGCGCATCCAGTCGCAGGACGAGGTGCTGGCCGACGCCGAACTGGCTGGACTGCTGCGCTGCGAGCCCGGCCAGGCCTGGCGCGAAATACGCTGCGTGCGTGAAATGCGCGAGGCCGGCGCACCCATCGCATATGTCGTGATGTATATCCGGGCGGAATTCGTGCAGGCCATCGAAGGTTTCCAGACTTTCGAACAGCCGGTTTATGCCATTCTCGAAGAACATTACGGCCTGCGTATTGTCGAAGTGCAGCAGTCGATTGCCGCTGAATTCCTGCCGGCGGATATGGCACAGGCGCTTTGCGCCGAAGCCGGCAGCCCCGCATTGCAGATCGTGCGGCATTTCTCCGATCGCGACGGCCGGGTCATCCAGACCAGCGTCGGTTATTACCCGCATGGCCGCTACCGCCAGCAGAGCACCTTCCGCGCGAGCACCCAGGGCCCGGAGGCGCGCTGA
- a CDS encoding beta/alpha barrel domain-containing protein gives MLNLPSSVAVNEVCPRDGLQSFPRAVDTDTKVRLVDRLSDAGLPLIEVSGFAHPRAIPNLADAEEVFARIRRRPGTVYRGLVPNARGAQRAAAARVDEMLGLIICSQAYLTRNQNMTIDKAVDEAVEAFRIADGCGSGFVMALGMSFWCPYEGRIPEETVLGLLQRFRNAGMRRFYLAGSVGMEDPRHVHELFSRAGDLLPDIELGFHVHNLAGMATGNILAALQGGARFIEGAICGIGGGIAMPQAMGAVGNFPTEDLVSYLELMGVDTGIDPQAVIAAAADVAELLQVTPRSHTANGITREKVRRMPEAMA, from the coding sequence GTGCTGAACCTGCCCTCCTCCGTGGCCGTCAACGAGGTCTGTCCGCGCGACGGCCTGCAGAGCTTTCCCCGCGCGGTCGATACCGACACCAAGGTGCGCCTGGTCGACCGCCTGAGCGATGCCGGCCTGCCGCTGATCGAGGTGAGCGGCTTCGCCCATCCGCGCGCCATTCCCAACCTGGCCGATGCCGAGGAGGTGTTCGCCCGCATCCGGCGGCGGCCGGGCACGGTGTACCGCGGCCTGGTGCCCAACGCACGCGGCGCGCAGCGCGCGGCCGCCGCCAGGGTCGACGAGATGCTGGGCCTGATCATCTGCAGCCAGGCCTATCTGACCAGGAACCAGAACATGACGATCGACAAGGCCGTCGATGAAGCCGTCGAGGCCTTCCGCATCGCCGACGGCTGCGGCAGCGGCTTCGTGATGGCGCTGGGCATGAGTTTCTGGTGCCCCTACGAAGGCCGCATCCCCGAGGAAACGGTGCTGGGCCTGCTGCAGCGCTTCCGCAATGCGGGCATGCGCCGCTTCTACCTCGCCGGCTCGGTGGGCATGGAAGACCCGCGCCATGTCCACGAGCTGTTCAGCCGGGCGGGCGATCTGCTGCCCGACATCGAGCTGGGCTTTCACGTGCACAACCTGGCCGGCATGGCCACCGGCAACATCCTGGCGGCGCTGCAGGGCGGCGCGCGTTTCATCGAGGGTGCGATCTGCGGCATCGGCGGCGGCATCGCCATGCCGCAGGCCATGGGCGCGGTGGGCAATTTCCCGACCGAGGACCTGGTGAGCTACCTGGAGCTGATGGGCGTGGACACCGGCATCGATCCGCAGGCCGTGATCGCCGCCGCCGCCGACGTGGCCGAGTTGCTGCAGGTCACCCCGCGCAGCCACACCGCCAACGGCATCACCCGCGAGAAGGTGCGACGCATGCCCGAGGCCATGGCATGA
- a CDS encoding Bug family tripartite tricarboxylate transporter substrate binding protein, translated as MIRALSLGLALAACALPGVAVAAQPFPQQQIRLIVTTAPGTGSDTIARMLEPGMSEALGQSVYVDNRPGAGGVLGMDLAAHAPPDGYTLVLGANGTMIASPAMNPQVVKYRMKDFVPVAGLLRSPFVMVVANTPQAPKTAAELIARSKEKSLSYGSSGIGTITHLASEMFLYRTGAKAVHVPYRGSNQSLTDLMAGQVDFVSDTLPAVLPLIRSGKLRPIAVTSASRVDVLPEVPTLVESGFPGLVATGWWGLLAPAGTPPEAVKALSAAALKALQTADAQTRIKGLEMETMAMPPEAFAQFIRTEEPAWTEFIRKANIRAE; from the coding sequence ATGATTCGAGCCCTCAGCCTGGGCCTGGCCCTCGCCGCCTGCGCCTTGCCAGGCGTTGCCGTGGCGGCCCAGCCCTTTCCCCAGCAGCAGATCCGCCTGATCGTCACCACCGCACCCGGCACCGGCAGCGACACCATCGCCCGCATGCTGGAGCCCGGCATGAGCGAGGCACTGGGCCAGTCGGTCTATGTGGACAACCGGCCCGGCGCCGGCGGCGTGCTGGGCATGGACCTGGCCGCGCATGCCCCGCCCGACGGCTACACCCTGGTGCTGGGCGCCAACGGCACCATGATCGCCAGCCCGGCCATGAACCCGCAGGTGGTGAAGTACCGCATGAAGGACTTCGTGCCGGTGGCCGGCCTGCTGCGCTCGCCCTTCGTGATGGTGGTGGCCAACACGCCGCAGGCGCCGAAGACGGCGGCCGAACTGATCGCGCGCAGCAAGGAGAAGTCGCTGAGCTACGGCTCCTCCGGCATCGGCACCATCACTCACCTGGCCTCGGAGATGTTCCTCTACCGCACCGGCGCCAAGGCGGTGCACGTGCCCTACCGCGGCAGCAACCAGAGCCTGACCGACCTGATGGCCGGCCAGGTCGATTTCGTCAGCGACACCCTGCCCGCCGTGCTGCCGCTGATCCGCTCGGGCAAGCTGCGGCCGATCGCAGTGACCTCGGCCAGCCGCGTCGATGTGCTGCCCGAGGTGCCCACCCTGGTCGAGAGCGGCTTTCCCGGCCTGGTCGCCACCGGCTGGTGGGGCCTGCTGGCGCCGGCCGGCACGCCGCCCGAGGCGGTCAAGGCGCTGAGCGCCGCCGCGCTCAAGGCCCTGCAGACGGCCGATGCCCAGACCCGCATCAAGGGCCTGGAGATGGAGACCATGGCCATGCCGCCCGAGGCCTTCGCCCAGTTCATCCGGACGGAAGAGCCCGCCTGGACCGAATTCATCCGCAAAGCCAACATCCGGGCCGAATGA